The following are encoded together in the Pleurocapsa sp. FMAR1 genome:
- a CDS encoding HepT-like ribonuclease domain-containing protein: MRSDLERIRDIQEAINNIEKYAIQGKAEFFANELIQSWILLQLQIIGEAARSMAAATHKQYPKIIWRDIIDFRNLLVHEYFRVDLKIIWQIIEQEIPILKKQINLILKEE, encoded by the coding sequence ATGAGGAGCGATCTAGAAAGAATACGGGACATTCAAGAAGCAATTAATAACATTGAAAAGTATGCAATTCAGGGAAAGGCAGAATTTTTCGCTAACGAACTAATACAAAGTTGGATACTCCTGCAACTACAAATAATTGGTGAAGCTGCAAGATCTATGGCTGCTGCCACCCATAAACAATATCCAAAAATCATTTGGCGAGATATTATTGACTTCCGCAACTTATTAGTTCACGAATATTTTCGAGTAGATTTGAAAATCATCTGGCAAATAATTGAGCAAGAAATACCGATCCTAAAAAAACAAATTAATTTAATTCTCAAAGAAGAGTAA
- a CDS encoding nuclease-related domain-containing protein yields the protein MPKLGRQAGQNIRKLALKRRMKAVTSFASAGFVFFLPIFLVKTFDKLLRQLSPNNSSQPQSSLNWSPILYVPFIVIALGLATNAVFLWKQANNADQGAEGEESIGKEISQLEHEGWQVEYGMYLGNKLGDADIVCISPQNKAYVIDVKSHKGKVTTDGKQLYRCMGRTKYPFEKDFIAQTMRQALQVKKQKGFNFVTPILAFSDAKVSLPSEKLRKVYVVEKSKLTSLLKFLG from the coding sequence ATGCCTAAACTAGGTCGTCAAGCAGGGCAGAATATACGTAAACTAGCTTTAAAAAGGCGAATGAAGGCAGTCACTTCGTTCGCCTCGGCAGGATTCGTCTTTTTTCTGCCAATTTTTCTGGTCAAAACTTTTGATAAACTTCTGAGGCAACTCTCCCCTAATAATTCTTCTCAACCACAGTCTTCGTTAAATTGGTCGCCTATATTATATGTGCCGTTTATTGTCATTGCTTTAGGATTAGCAACAAATGCTGTTTTTTTATGGAAGCAAGCTAATAATGCCGATCAAGGTGCTGAAGGAGAAGAATCTATTGGCAAAGAAATATCTCAGCTAGAGCATGAAGGTTGGCAAGTTGAGTATGGTATGTACTTAGGTAACAAACTGGGAGATGCTGATATTGTATGTATCTCTCCTCAAAACAAAGCGTATGTAATCGATGTCAAATCCCATAAAGGTAAGGTGACAACGGATGGGAAGCAATTATATCGCTGTATGGGAAGAACAAAATATCCGTTTGAAAAGGACTTTATTGCTCAAACCATGAGACAAGCTTTACAGGTAAAAAAACAAAAAGGCTTCAATTTTGTGACTCCGATTTTGGCATTTTCTGATGCTAAGGTATCGCTACCTTCTGAAAAGCTACGCAAAGTGTACGTGGTTGAAAAATCTAAGTTAACATCACTCTTGAAATTTCTCGGCTAA
- a CDS encoding Nramp family divalent metal transporter, which translates to MIQKERTVSLPEVHRTIKVPERGGFWRKMLAYGGPGYLVAVGYMDPGNWATDLAGGAQFGYMLLSVILLSNLMAIVLQALCVKLGVATGRDLAQACRDNYSAPVSFFLWILCEIAIAACDLAELVGSAIALELLFGIPLAIGVCITALDVIMVLFLQGKGFRYVEALVITIMTVIGVCFIVELIVSRPDVADVLQGFIPQSEVVRNPTALYIAIGILGATVMPHNLYLHSSIVQTRAWQETPEKKREAIKFATIDSTVALTLALFINAAILILSAATFHFSNHQDVAEIQDAYKLLSPVLGFAPASILFAIALLASGQNSTLTGTLAGQIVMEGFLQIRLRPWLRRLLTRMVAIVPALLTILFLGEGSTTNLLVLSQVILSLQLSFAVIPLVMFTSDRRLMGEFVNPRWLKILAGAVATIIVGLNLWLLWQTFLEWLN; encoded by the coding sequence ATGATCCAAAAAGAACGAACTGTTTCTTTACCAGAAGTACACCGCACGATTAAGGTGCCAGAACGAGGTGGTTTCTGGCGTAAGATGCTTGCTTATGGAGGGCCTGGATACCTCGTTGCCGTAGGTTACATGGATCCTGGTAACTGGGCAACTGACTTAGCTGGTGGCGCCCAATTTGGCTATATGCTGCTGAGTGTTATCTTACTCTCTAACTTGATGGCGATCGTGTTGCAGGCGCTTTGTGTCAAGCTGGGGGTGGCAACGGGACGAGATTTGGCACAAGCCTGTCGGGACAATTACAGTGCGCCTGTCAGCTTTTTCCTGTGGATTTTATGTGAGATTGCGATCGCCGCTTGTGACTTAGCAGAGTTAGTCGGAAGTGCGATCGCCTTGGAACTCTTGTTTGGCATTCCCTTAGCTATAGGTGTTTGCATCACAGCTTTGGATGTCATAATGGTGCTGTTTTTGCAAGGTAAAGGCTTTCGCTACGTCGAAGCTTTAGTGATTACTATTATGACTGTGATTGGTGTTTGCTTCATCGTTGAATTAATCGTTTCTCGTCCTGATGTAGCCGATGTTCTCCAAGGCTTTATCCCTCAGTCAGAAGTGGTGCGAAACCCAACGGCACTTTACATCGCGATAGGAATTTTGGGGGCGACTGTCATGCCCCACAACCTTTATCTACATTCTTCGATTGTGCAAACGCGCGCTTGGCAAGAAACTCCTGAAAAAAAGCGTGAAGCCATCAAATTTGCCACTATTGATTCAACCGTTGCCTTAACACTTGCTTTGTTTATTAACGCTGCTATTTTAATTTTATCGGCGGCAACTTTCCACTTTTCCAATCATCAAGATGTAGCAGAAATTCAAGATGCGTACAAGTTGCTGTCACCTGTGCTGGGATTTGCGCCTGCAAGTATCCTCTTTGCGATCGCCTTGCTGGCATCAGGACAAAACTCGACCTTGACTGGAACTTTAGCTGGACAGATTGTAATGGAAGGGTTTTTGCAAATTCGACTTAGACCTTGGCTACGACGCTTGCTGACTCGTATGGTAGCGATTGTTCCAGCCCTTTTAACCATTTTATTTTTGGGAGAAGGTAGCACTACTAATTTGTTGGTTCTAAGTCAGGTAATTCTCAGTTTACAGCTTTCTTTTGCCGTGATTCCACTGGTAATGTTCACTAGCGATCGCCGTTTGATGGGAGAGTTTGTCAATCCTCGTTGGCTCAAAATTTTGGCTGGAGCAGTTGCTACAATTATCGTCGGTTTGAATCTTTGGCTGCTATGGCAAACATTTCTGGAGTGGCTCAATTAA